DNA from Castor canadensis chromosome 3, mCasCan1.hap1v2, whole genome shotgun sequence:
CTTAAAAATGAGATATTTGAGGTTTTGTAAAAGTTAACATCATAAAAATATGTATCTAGTAGCCTGGCCAAAAATACAGATTTGGCTATTGATAATTTTTAGCTCctaatttttcactttttctaaaCACTTATCATTTTTATGTTCTCACTTAAAGTGCCTGCCGAGCACTGTATACACAAGACAGTTCCTGAAATACTAGGGACTGCCATCATCTTGAGTATAATATTAATAGGGACAAAACATGAGATTTATTATTCCTTCATATGTTAACATtgcaagtttcatttttcttcaatctGTTTAATCCTTACTGTTCAACTAGTTCTTATGGTAACTCTTCCTGTTCTTTATTCTACTTGGTCCCATTTCTGTGGTTCTTTTATTTCCAGTTATATTTTGTGATATCGCCAACTAGGAAAAACTTCATCAATCATGATTTATTTTTGAGAGGATTTGCATAATGTGTGAGTGACCCACAATTTTAACATTAAATAGGTAATGTGGGCATAGTATTTACAGTAAAATTGTATCAAAGCATAGGGAAACTCTTTACTTTGGAACTTCagtattgaaaatactcaagctGGAATGGCAGTGTTCTCATCCTCCAATTTCAGTTAATTGACTCTTGTTAAGTTCTTATCTATTAGAtgtttaaacaatattttttatcTACTCTGTGGTGGAAATGTTAAAAAGCGTGATAGCTTTTGCTACTAACTTTCAACCACTTAACATTTTGAGCAGAATATTCATTTGGGGGAGATTTTGTGCTTAATATGAGTTTAGAAGTAATGTCAGAAATGTTAAGCAtgtcctttgttaaaaaaaaaagaattatatatatatatatatataaggttcCTAATTGTCTTATTTCCATGGTAATTCAAGTGAATTAGAAATATTTAACTGCAATCTTGAGTTATAAAATTGAGATGTATTTATCAGGATCTCATAATCCTATTAACAAACATAGCTTCACTTCAATATTTATGTAACCTTTGTCCATGCAACAATGCTCCAATAAGGAAATGGTAAGAAATAGCTGAGACTTAGtagaaagtgttttttttttttaaattgatttagaaaaataagtttCTAGGGTCTGAGTGCtggattttctttgtctttcccatCCAtggcagctaaaaaaaaaaaaaaatcactcactcAAAATATTCAGGTTTACATGttaagctctctctctctctctctctctgagggaGCTGCCATACCTCACAGTTCAAAGTGTATTCTATAAATCAGTAACATACTGACATGTAATTGCAATTTACTATGCAGCATAAAATGATTCAAGAAAAATAACGTATAGTGTCTATTTACCTCTGTATACATAATTGCTTACGTTACTCTGCTTTTAACATTTGTACTTGGATAAAATGCTTATGTATGTAAAGGAATGTCACAGTGTAAGATGCTGATGCTGCTAGCCTAGGCacaaagtattaaaatattttgtgaagatTGTGGTTGTATTAAAACTCTTGTGCCATTATACCTCAAAAAGATTGAAAAGCTCATTCATAACTGCTTATGCCTCAAAACTTAAACAAAAAGTTTGTCTGGTTTACTCCCACAGATTCAAAAGGGTAAATGAACTTTCAGTATTGAGAACCACAAAAGAGTATCTTCCAAAAATAAGAGATtactttttcttcagttttaaatATTATGTAGAACTCTGGTTTCTTATAGAGGAGATTCAAGAGAAGATCTTAAGAACACAACCATAAAGGCATTATTAAGATGCCAACTGTATAGACAATTTTACCTGAAATAGTTCAGTGGCGAGTATGATAAagcatgaagttttccctttttacTAAGCTTATTTAGCACAGGTTTTAATTACAAGAATTCTTATTAAGACTTActctgaaaatacaaaaaataactgTGTTGCTTTCATTACAGACAGGTAAGttcatgtgtttgtgtgtctagGCTGTCAGCAGGTAGGTATTCCACCCTTGATTGGcaaagcatttcttttgttttggaaagCCAACTTTAGCTGAATTGGAAGAAAATCTAAAATCCAGTTGAAGTGGTCAGAATCAAAAAGATGAGGACTATGTGGTCCTTTCTCCGTTCATTTTACAAAGAGTACACAGCACTAAGATGTTATGAAGCATAACTTAACCTGATAGTTTAGTGGAAGACTCAAGAAGAGTACAGACAGGAGTCTGACAGAAGACTCTGCATATGAACATGTTTAATTTAACATGGAATGCAAAAGATTAGAACCATTAATAAAGTACCTAAttcttcaacttaaaaaaattcattaaaataaataaaatcaaccaGGACAGTGACCAGAATAATAGAGCCTCTGTGATCACACTGAATAGAAAGGCTCCTGTCAACATTCTAGGGGTGTGACAAATGCAGCACcatgcatttttaaatatctcAATTTGTGATCTATTTGTcataaaaatgactcagaagagaGACTTCAGATGCCCAGGAAAAGAAAGACAGTTATTCACTCACTGTTTAAAAGTACCTTAGATGCCCTATTGTATttgctagatagatagatgagacgATGATACTTTACATACAATTATACAACTTTTAGTAAAACATTTAAATCATTCTACTTTGCATTTTGtcacatttttaaagttaattttcattttttctgtatctttaaaaAAGGCTGCCCAGGTTGTTTGCCAGTAGGATCAACAAGTTAGAtgcataaatgtatatttataacaGTTCATTTCATCTAATTAATATGATACACTCCTGTGtatttaaatgttcctttgaaataaaaatacctaATTTTATGAACATAAGAAACAGCCTTATTcaacatatacttttttttttaaatgagcagcACAAATAGACATACAACTCCTTACTACCCATACATTTGACTACCAAGAATGAAGCCAGACTTTAGAAAAATACAATGCAAGAAAAGAttcaagttaaaaatatatttctttggttAAAAATCAGCCCCTTTATAATATTCATTTGTAATCTAAACTCACAGCCCCAAGTAATTCTCTAATGCCATTATAACTTGTATTACAATGTTTTTTTAGTCCAGTATTTATGGAGGTCATTGGGTTGCAGCAACAAATGTTGTAACTCTAGGAAGAGTAAAGCCTTGTAGTATTTTCTCCCTTGACAATTCTTTCTTAAGAGATTTTTACTTAAGGAACCTCCGACACATGTAGTTTTCTTCAGACACTGTATATCCAAACTTTTTATAGAAACCAACATTTTGTGGTAGACATTCAAGAGTAATCTTGTAACAGTTCAGTTTCTTGCTTAGCAAAGTAAGAGTCGATAataatctgaaattttaaaaagagaaggatGAGGAGATAATACATACCAATTAAAATGGACCTTAGTAACAATATGAATtattattacataaaaataaactcatttttattACAAGGTTTAGCTCATGGTCCTTTCCAGTGCATTCACTTAAGTATTTAAATTATAAGTTGACAAGCATTTAAATACCAAAgtatttttacttagttttaaatatactttaaattttcAGCTCCTAAGTAAATAGAACAAATACTAAACTCACCCTAAAccttttttttaagagttttaaaGATTATCAACTTTTGTTTAAAAAGCCAAAATTATTTTCCAGCCAGGCATTGTCCCagtggctggggatgtggctcaagagtgGAGTAGTTGCCTAGGGAGTTCAAGACCCTGGTTTCCATCCACCCCAGCACTGTAAGGAAAAAGTCTTTGTTCTAAATCCATTCAAACTAGAGTAGTCAACATTCTCACATAAAATGGATATATAAAAACTTTGTTGTCTAATATTTAAACCTACTttaatatttggaaataaggaTTAACTTAAGATCAGTCTAATGATGTGGACACAAAGCAAAACAGTGTACATCTTTACAgatccttaaaaaaacaaaaccctatatGAAAATGTGATCTAGCTGCCTTGGGGGATAAAAAACCAACTTACTGAAGGGTTTTCTTACATTTTAACAGACTAAAGAAATCTTACCATTTTGAAAACCAAAGATCTTGATTGAagttataaaatgataaaaggtATGACTTAAGTTAAATGGACTAGAATAATAGCTGTTGGTCTATTTTGTTTATCTATATATTCCACATACCTAGCATACAGTTAGTACATTGTTAGTGCTTAGTATTTACTGAGCAGATTCCTTAAAACTCAgagattataataaaatattctgttcTATAGACTAGATTAAGATTTAGCTTGTTTCCTATTAGTATTAGAATATTACTGTTAAAAGTTAAGTTAATGATGGAGGCAGGTAAAGATcaggactttttgcctgggcaaaaaagttcttgagaacccatctcaagcaatggctgggcatggttgtacacACCTGCTATCCTCGCTACACAGGGAAACACAGATAGAATCTCAGTCCAAGCTGGCCCAGGGAAAAGGTGgaaccctatcccaaaaaataaccaatgcaaaacggggtgagggtatggctcaagtggtgatgCAGCTTGAGcacaacctccagtaccacaaaataaattaataaaaaaaaagttaacctaAACATGTTATTCTTGGTAAGGGAGTATACTTTCAATTTTCAACTGAGGTATGTAACAtaatagtgtttttgtttttgttttttcattaaagtcagtaagtgccagtggctcacgactgtaatcctagttactcaggaggcagagatcagaaggatcgcagttcgaagtcagcctgggcaaatagttcactagaccccatctcaaaaaaactcttcacaaaaaagggctggtggagtggttcaaagtgtaggccctgagttcaagccccagtactgcaaaaaaaaaaaaaaaaaaaaaattaagtataaaattaaaaagattataaatatataaataaaacttaaaagtatattaaaagaaagaaaagtcagtcTAATGTATAGAATAAGAATTTCATAATTAAGGAAGCTCATGAAGAACTTTGAGCATTAAAACTTTTAAACAAGTGTCTTGacctgggggtatagctcagtggggGAGCACTTGCCATGTACAGGGCCCTGGGTACTGAGATCTCTACCacaacaagaaaacaacaaaaacttctaAAACAAGTATCAGGGGAAGAAGCTACTCTgaactggcggtgtggctcaagtggtagactgcctacctagcaagcatgagaccgagttcaaaccccagtgctgcaaaaaaaaaaaaaaaaaacctgaaacacAAAGAGCATCTAATTTGCCCAGAGCTGCCTCATTTCTGCTTACTTACAATTTGCCAAGCTGCTTTCCTCTGCATTCATCACTAACAACAACGTCTTCCACTCTTCCTCTCTGAAAATAGGTGCAGTGAGTGTTTAAGGACTGAGCATTTAGTATTGTTGTGTAAACTTGAGCTTCACAGAAAACAGATGCaaacaatatactttttaaaCATAGTATCAGGGAAGTATAATGAAtcatcaccattttttttttttttttagctatatcCTCAACTTCTCTACTCCATTTTGAAGCAAATCTCACAATCCATACCACCAAAATGTAATCTTGTCATAAATGGTATGCTTAATAGCAGTTTATTTCAGACACTGCATAAAGTTTTCCAATTTCTACTGCAGAAACCCTACCAATGGGCTGAGTGTGGAGGTGTGCTACCTACTaagaggtagagaaaggagattCACTATTTAAAGGTCAGGACAGGATTCTTTCTAGAGGGCCTTTTGGCTCAGGCTGGCAAAGAAGCTAGAAACCCTATCTAAAGCAAAAGTGGATAATGTGGGCTGGCCCCAGCAGGTGAAAAGGGATGAAAAAAGAAAGGTGCAGTGAATGCTGAGAGTAACAAATAATGAAGAGCCAGAAGCAAAGGTCATGTGACTGCTGGGCAAGGATGGCTccgctcacgtctgtaatcctagctattcaggaggcaaagatcaggaggatcacggttcaaagccagcataggcaaatagctgtgagaccctatctcagaaaaaaggaaaaaaaaaaaaaaacaagaaagggttggtggagtggttcaaggtgagttcaagcaccagtaccccaaaaaagaaaaccaaaaacaagtgAGAGCCAGAAGCAAAAGTCATGTGACTGACGGGCTAATTAAAAATTTCAAGCAAGTTACAGTGTATGACTGTAAAGCATCTGGGTCAGATGACTATTGTTCCTAGTTCACCATGTTAGGAATACAGATTTGGACATTTTGTTGAAGTATAGTAAAAATATCCTAGTGTACAAAGTACTAAGAAAAATTCTGAGTGTAGATCAGAGGTTTAGGCTCTGACTGGCGGTAGTGCTCGggaaggttcctttttccagcACCAGTGGTTGTGTAAATGCCGGCCCTAGTATTCTTCCTAGGTACCCAGGAAGCCCAAGAACCTAAGTGATAGCCTAGCAGTCTCCACTTAAAAATGAATACAGGTTGGGAAAGGCAGTTGCATGTCTTAAGTGAAATTGTTTTAATCACTGGTTTTGTGAAATGAAGTGGAGCCCGTggctcacctataatcctagctactcagaaggcagacatcaAGAGAATATTCAAAGCAGACcacagcaaatagtttgagagaccctctctcaaaaatacccaacacaaaacagggcgggcagagtggctcaggtggtaaagctcctgcctagcaagcatgaagccctagttcaaaccccaataccagcaaaaaaaaaaaaggctaggggtATGGCTTCAGTGCCTAAGTATggtgaaaaaaaccccaaattcatAAACTACAGAATACATTTCTAAGTATTCCTATCTTTCATTGAATTACAtagggtgttttttgtttttactatttcatGTGAGTTCATGAGGATGAAAGTACACTACAAGCATTAAAAGGGTCAATTTGAACAGATTAGTATTCTGCAAGTTATCACTTGAAAACTGGTAAAGtactgttttttgaaaaaatgtaataTTAAGGATCCTTAGCATAACTGCCAAATTGCACGATACCTGtgttttctgtgaaaaataaagcTACCAAACGTAGCTTTATTGCAAGACAATTGTAGCAGATTATTCATACTATTAGTATTAGTaataatgttttccttttatagtTCTCAGAAAAAGTTCCTGTTACTAAGCGATTTCTCCAAGTCAATGAAAAGCAGTGAGGATACAGTGTGAAAACACCTATTATTCTCATAAGCATTAATGTGGCCACATACCTTAGCACAGGAATGGATGAACTTATGTTCTATTATCAGAGTTGCTGTAGCAACAATCTGTCCTAGGGTCACATCTTCCACAACTGTGACATAATAGTCCCCAGATTGCTTCATATGCTCAAAAGATTCTGTGGAAATTGGAAAACAAAAGTGTTACATGATAGACATTTGATTTTATTAGGTGCCCCAAAAATACTAGGATTGGCTGAGCTTATTGCTGAATAAAGCTATTTACcatactaatttactttcccattTCTAAAATCATTACATTCTTAAAACTGACTAAGAATAGAATTTGCTAATATTTCAAATTCTTGATCTATAGTCCATATTGATTGGGCTATAGTCCATGAGTTTAAAGTAATCTACTAGCAATATAAAACTGCTAAGAGTTATTTTAGATGAACACAATCAGATAAATTTTACATGTTGCTATTCCTATGAttaattaaaacttaaatattttcattacttaGTTACTTTAACtacatttttttaacctttactCTCAACagattctcaaaagaacaaaacaaaacttaacaaGAGTACATTTACATCCTGTAATTTATAGtcttggtttcaaaatattttgacaaaaCAGTTTTCGTTTTCCCTTTGTGATTCAAGTGTTTCATGATTACATAGCTTCTCTTTTAGAAACAGAATCATTGTTTTGGTTTGATTCAAAAGCACCttacaaatgtgaaaaatatgtCTCCATTTCCTAGAAATTTTTCCAAAGTCACTTAACAAACAGGACTAAAGATACTTTCACCTCAAATGATTAGTACTTATCATTTAAAAAGTACAGTTTCTCCTCTGATCTGATATGCATGCCAAGAGAAATTCGGGCGTTAAAGAAACAAGCCTAATGACTCTCATACTGTTCATTTTGTCATATTCTACATAGGCCAAAAGTAGGAAGGAGAAATACattcaaggaagaaaaataagcagTAAGAAATGGAGAAGGATGGTCTTCATTCTCAGCAGGGTCAGAGATTAAAGAATTGCAGAAGACAGGAAAAggcagtggtagaggacttgctgAGGTTCAGGATTCTAATCCTTTCATTACTAACAACTACCTATGCTTCTGGGTAAGACTGTAGGTCTCTCTGCATGCCCATTTTCTCATATGTGGCCAAAAGGAGTCATATAACTATAAGATACCTGCTAACCTAAAATTTCAATGTAAGAGCAAAAGGTTAAACTTTAAAGTCTGATCATATGCTCATGCATTTTTTATCTGGTGATGAAATTTCTGTGACCACTAAAACCACATGGAAAGAAGTGCAACAATGAAAAATCTCTA
Protein-coding regions in this window:
- the Gnpnat1 gene encoding glucosamine 6-phosphate N-acetyltransferase, which gives rise to MKPDETPMFDPSLLKEVDWSQNTATFSPAISPTHPGEGLVLRPLCTADLNRGFFKVLGQLTETGVVNPEQFMKSFEHMKQSGDYYVTVVEDVTLGQIVATATLIIEHKFIHSCAKRGRVEDVVVSDECRGKQLGKLLLSTLTLLSKKLNCYKITLECLPQNVGFYKKFGYTVSEENYMCRRFLK